From one Salarias fasciatus unplaced genomic scaffold, fSalaFa1.1, whole genome shotgun sequence genomic stretch:
- the LOC115385382 gene encoding pleckstrin homology domain-containing family G member 3-like, which yields MAPGPPLTYLDRVVMEIIETERTYVRDLRMIVEDYLAHIIETSELCLRPDQVCALFGNIEDIYEFNSELLQALDLCDHDPVAVARCFVLKSEYFEIYTQYCTNYPNSVAALTECMRDASLAQFFRSRQVALQRSLPLGSELLKPVQRILKYHLLLQEIAKHFDPQEEGFEVLEEAIYSMTGVAWYINDMKRRHEHAVRVQVRTRTTPRTTPRSTPRSTPRSTPRTTPRTHTTPRTTPRTTVMTTVMTTARSRSQIDVSTLNSRNQV from the exons ATGGCGCCCGGCCCTCCTCTGACCTACCTGGACCGGGTCGTCATGGAGATCATCGAGACCGAGCGCACGTACGTCCGAGACCTGCGCATGATCgtggag GACTACCTGGCTCACATCATAGAGACGTCAGAGTTGTGTCTCCGTCCAGACCAGGTCTGCGCTCTGTTTGGAAACATTGAGGACATCTACGAGTTCAACAG cgAGCTGCTCCAGGCGCTGGACCTGTGTGACCACGACCCGGTGGCGGTGGCTCGCTGCTTCGTCCTCAAG AGTGAATACTTTGAGATCTACACCCAGTACTGCACCAACTACCCCAA TTCGGTAGCGGCTCTGACGGAGTGCATGCGGGACGCCTCCCTGGCGCAGTTCTTCCGGTCCCgccaggtggcgctgcagcgCTCGCTGCCTCTGGGCTCCGAACTGCTCAAACCGGTCCAGAGGATCCTCAAgtaccacctgctgctccag gAGATCGCGAAGCACTTCGACCCGCAGGAGGAGGGCTTCGAGGTTCTGGAGGAGGCGATCTACAGCATGACGGGCGTGGCCTGGTACATCAACGACATGAAGCGGCGCCACGAGCACGCCGTGCGGGTCCAGgtcaggaccagaaccacacccAGAACCACACCCAGATCCACACCCAGATCCACACCCAGATCCACACCCAGAACCACacccagaacacacaccacacccagAACCACACCCAGAACCACAGTCATGACCACAGTCATGACCACAGCCAGATCCAGAAGTCAGATA gacgtctccacactGAACAGTAGAAACCAGGTGTGa